The following proteins come from a genomic window of Methylorubrum populi:
- a CDS encoding cation transporter, whose translation MPRLPPSPGLRPVVARVAALNLGYFGVEIAVALAIGSVALIADSLDFLEDAAINLLIFAGLGWSVRNRARLGTLLAGILLVPGLATAYAAYEKFSDFTAPAPVPLTLTGLGALLVNLACALMLARHRDGHGSLTRAAYLSARNDVAANLAIIAAGLVTALTLSPWPDLVAAAGIAVLNADSAFDVLKAARREWRAAAEDAASQARA comes from the coding sequence GTGCCTCGTCTGCCGCCCTCGCCGGGCCTGCGCCCGGTCGTCGCCCGCGTGGCGGCGCTGAACCTCGGCTATTTCGGCGTCGAGATCGCGGTGGCGCTCGCCATCGGCTCGGTGGCGCTCATCGCCGACAGCCTCGACTTCCTCGAGGACGCCGCGATCAACCTTCTGATCTTCGCAGGCCTCGGCTGGAGCGTGCGCAACCGGGCTCGGCTCGGCACGCTCCTCGCCGGCATCCTGCTGGTGCCGGGCCTCGCCACGGCTTACGCCGCCTACGAGAAGTTTTCGGACTTCACCGCGCCGGCCCCGGTCCCGCTGACGCTGACCGGCCTCGGCGCGCTCCTCGTCAACCTCGCCTGCGCCCTGATGCTCGCCCGCCACCGCGACGGCCACGGCAGCCTGACCCGGGCGGCCTATCTCTCCGCCCGCAACGACGTCGCCGCCAACCTCGCCATCATCGCCGCCGGCCTCGTCACCGCCCTGACGCTCTCACCCTGGCCGGACCTCGTGGCGGCGGCAGGCATCGCCGTCCTCAACGCCGATTCCGCCTTCGACGTGCTCAAGGCCGCCCGCCGCGAATGGCGCGCCGCGGCCGAGGACGCCGCATCGCAGGCTCGCGCCTGA
- a CDS encoding metallophosphoesterase codes for MLRLFPLSDLHLERRRPEMIPPLAAPFDVLVCAGDLHEGHPEAGLATVLALAGGRPVVLVPGNHEHYAPTGDRRTAPELLAALEREVARLNGQGRRIHLLQGGQAVVIGGVRFVGTTLWSDWSLAGRWLTDDTPDRPDDPVAFAAARMTDPITGSREYRGSIRRADREPWSPADAMEAHGREKAALLEALARPHDGPTVAVTHHPPSPLAADAFRDAPGVPWWVPAFYATTILDDLPDADRPDLWISGHFHAGHDLRIGRTRWLANPVEGKTFRSDLIATLD; via the coding sequence GTGCTGCGCCTCTTTCCCCTCTCCGATCTGCATCTCGAACGGCGCCGGCCCGAGATGATCCCGCCACTGGCCGCGCCCTTCGACGTGCTCGTCTGCGCCGGCGACCTGCACGAGGGTCATCCCGAGGCCGGGCTCGCCACGGTGCTCGCGTTGGCGGGCGGGCGGCCGGTGGTGCTGGTGCCGGGCAACCACGAGCATTACGCCCCGACCGGCGATCGGCGCACCGCGCCGGAACTCCTCGCCGCCCTTGAGCGCGAGGTCGCCCGGCTGAACGGGCAGGGGCGCCGCATCCACCTGCTCCAGGGCGGGCAGGCCGTGGTGATCGGCGGCGTGCGCTTCGTCGGCACGACGCTGTGGAGCGATTGGTCGCTCGCCGGGCGCTGGCTCACCGACGACACGCCCGACCGGCCCGACGACCCGGTCGCCTTCGCGGCCGCGCGGATGACCGACCCCATCACCGGCTCGCGGGAGTACCGCGGCTCGATCCGCCGCGCCGACCGCGAGCCCTGGTCACCGGCGGACGCGATGGAGGCGCATGGTCGCGAGAAGGCCGCCCTCCTCGAAGCCCTGGCCCGGCCGCATGACGGGCCGACGGTCGCCGTCACGCACCATCCGCCGAGCCCGCTCGCCGCCGACGCGTTCCGCGACGCTCCCGGCGTGCCGTGGTGGGTGCCGGCCTTCTACGCCACCACAATCCTCGACGATCTCCCCGACGCGGACCGCCCCGATCTCTGGATCTCCGGGCACTTCCATGCCGGGCACGACCTGCGGATCGGGCGCACCCGTTGGCTCGCCAACCCCGTGGAAGGAAAGACCTTTCGCAGCGATCTGATCGCGACGCT